In Aegilops tauschii subsp. strangulata cultivar AL8/78 chromosome 3, Aet v6.0, whole genome shotgun sequence, one genomic interval encodes:
- the LOC141021017 gene encoding uncharacterized protein, with translation MPGGGTSVLNVAVQEVRNRLQSQATVLKQCTQEFLATRTAIRDYHNLRAATFNSQARELNQKTIDLTENWKANADLREQLGGAQTALRAKEAECNALAQERDRLVKKLADQEESHKAALKTAQDSEAALQAGYETEAASWAEARQALSDGYGQIEDLVDGRPPSSSSLCLPPAIWSIFRLCVFFFLSYLPEYFPVTPLPPTKSSRPAATRKGRLGLRSRRMFAGRLRSSFWRSKPASSRLTTCSAVFSALGRKCWPPSGPARWFPVPPVGLPTGWR, from the exons ATGCCGGGTGGTGGGACGTCCGTGCTGAACGTGGCGgtgcaagaagtccggaaccggcttcaatccCAAGCCACCGTGCTGAAGCAGTGTACtcaagagttcctcgcgacgcggacggccattcgg gactatcacaacctccgcgcggctaccttcaactcccaggcccggGAGCTGAACCAGAAGACCATTGATCTGACCGAGAACtgga aggccaatgccgacctgagggagcagttgggtggggcccagaccgcccttcgcgccaaggaagccgagtgcaacgccttggctcaggagcgtgaccgcttggtcaagaagctggccgatcaggaggagagccataaggcggccctgaagacggcgcaggacagcgaggccgcgcTCCAAGCCGgatacgagaccgaggcggcgagctgggctgaggcaaggcaagCGCTGAGcgacggctacggccagatcgaagatttggttgacggtaggccgccttcttcttcgtccctttgcttgccacctgccatttggtccattttccgactttgtgtttttttcttcctttcttACTTGCCAGAGTACTTCCCTGTTACTCCGTTGCCGCCAACCaagtcatcgaggcccgccgcgacgcgcaaaggcaggctggggctgagatcgcgccggatgttcgccggtcgcttgaggagcagcttctggcgatccaagcccgcctccagccggctcaccacatgctccgccgtcttcagcgcgttggggcgcaagtgctggccgccctctggcccggcgaggtggttccccgtacccccagtcggactgccgactggctggaggtag